Proteins encoded together in one Pseudoalteromonas xiamenensis window:
- the trkA gene encoding Trk system potassium transporter TrkA, translated as MKIIILGAGQVGGTLAENLVGEQNEITVIDIDGDRLRELQDKYDLQVVHGHSAHPDVLRQAGADDADMIIAVTSSDEVNMVACQVAYSIFNTPTKIARIRSEQYLRHKEKLFHNNDLPVDHYIAPEQLVTNYIRRLIDYPGALQVLQFADGMLSLVAVKAYYGGLLVGYALSALKEHIPNVDTRVAAIYRQGKAIKPLGTTVIEADDEVFFIAATKHIRAVMNELQKLERSYKKIMIAGGGNIGAGLARSLEKNHSVKLIERNPTRAAQLSEMLDNTVVFSGDASDHELLSEEHIEQVDVFIAVTNDDEANIMAAMLAKRMGAAKTMVLIQRSAYVDLVQGGEIDIAISPQQATISALLTHVRRGDIVNVYSLRKGAAEAIEAVAHGDENTSRVVGRAIRDIKLPAGTTIGAIVRDDEVLIAHDDTIIESGDHVIMFLIDKKHIGIVEKLFQVSALFV; from the coding sequence ATGAAAATCATCATTTTAGGCGCCGGTCAGGTCGGTGGAACGCTCGCTGAAAACCTTGTTGGTGAACAAAACGAGATAACGGTCATCGACATTGATGGTGACCGACTCAGAGAGCTTCAAGACAAATACGACTTACAAGTCGTACACGGCCATTCAGCTCACCCTGATGTATTACGCCAAGCCGGTGCCGATGATGCCGATATGATTATCGCTGTGACCAGTTCGGACGAAGTTAACATGGTAGCGTGCCAAGTTGCCTACAGTATTTTTAATACGCCAACTAAAATCGCTCGGATCCGCTCGGAACAATACCTGCGTCATAAAGAAAAACTATTCCACAATAACGACCTTCCGGTAGACCACTACATCGCACCGGAGCAGCTAGTAACAAACTACATTCGTCGCTTAATCGACTACCCGGGAGCTTTGCAAGTACTGCAATTTGCCGATGGTATGCTGTCCTTGGTTGCGGTAAAGGCCTACTACGGTGGTCTTTTAGTTGGTTATGCGCTGTCGGCATTGAAAGAGCATATTCCAAACGTGGATACGCGTGTTGCTGCGATTTACCGTCAGGGTAAAGCCATTAAACCGCTTGGTACAACGGTTATAGAAGCGGATGATGAAGTCTTTTTCATTGCTGCAACGAAACATATTCGCGCCGTGATGAATGAGCTACAAAAACTTGAACGCTCGTATAAAAAAATCATGATTGCAGGTGGTGGTAATATCGGCGCGGGTCTTGCTCGTTCTCTTGAAAAAAACCACAGCGTTAAACTCATAGAGCGAAATCCAACTCGCGCCGCTCAGCTATCCGAGATGCTTGATAATACAGTTGTGTTCAGTGGCGACGCGTCTGATCATGAGTTGTTATCCGAAGAACACATTGAACAAGTGGATGTTTTCATTGCTGTAACCAACGACGATGAAGCCAATATCATGGCCGCCATGTTAGCCAAGCGGATGGGTGCGGCAAAAACGATGGTACTAATCCAACGAAGCGCTTATGTTGACCTTGTTCAAGGGGGTGAAATTGATATTGCGATATCACCGCAACAAGCAACTATCTCTGCTCTGCTGACTCACGTTCGTCGAGGTGATATTGTCAACGTCTACTCATTGCGAAAAGGGGCAGCAGAAGCTATCGAAGCGGTTGCTCACGGCGACGAAAATACTTCTCGAGTGGTTGGCCGTGCAATTCGAGATATCAAGCTCCCAGCAGGTACGACCATCGGTGCCATTGTACGTGATGATGAAGTGTTGATTGCGCACGACGATACCATTATTGAATCCGGTGACCACGTGATCATGTTCTTAATTGATAAAAAGCACATCGGTATCGTGGAAAAGCTATTCCAAGTCAGTGCGCTGTTCGTCTAA
- the rsmB gene encoding 16S rRNA (cytosine(967)-C(5))-methyltransferase RsmB yields MSNVRAIAAQTLFQVVDKGVSLSTQLPIAAKLVAPKDKALLQNMCYGVLRYLPSLEHYCQKLLEQPLKGKNRVFQFLLYVGIYQLQHMRVPSHAAVAETVNALAELRAPGLKGLINAILRNFQRQQAELEASANDIPVCKYNHPSWFIKAVQAGYPESWELLLEANQQQAPMWLRVNQRQNSAEQYANKLNEQAIGFSQDDRFVDGLLLNAPCDVDKLPNFSVGACSVQDAAAQLAARLLAPENGERVLDACAAPGGKTCHLLELADCNVVAIDADEIRLQRVEDNLARLSLSAHCLQGDASQPDDWWDGEQFDRILLDVPCSATGVIRRHPDIKWLRRASDIEDLALIQRKILNNIWPLLKAGGTLLYATCSVLPAENRNQITAFLAEHTDAQLVPLHSEDTETTPGMQLLPGTTDGFYYAKLFKKN; encoded by the coding sequence CTTGCTGCAAAACATGTGCTATGGCGTATTGCGTTATTTGCCAAGTTTGGAGCATTACTGCCAAAAACTACTCGAGCAACCGCTAAAAGGAAAAAACCGCGTTTTCCAATTTTTGCTGTATGTAGGTATTTACCAACTACAACACATGCGTGTGCCTTCACATGCAGCAGTTGCAGAAACGGTCAACGCACTAGCAGAACTGCGAGCCCCCGGCCTAAAAGGACTGATCAACGCCATTCTTCGCAATTTTCAGCGCCAACAAGCTGAATTGGAAGCCAGCGCCAATGACATTCCCGTATGCAAATACAATCACCCATCTTGGTTCATTAAAGCCGTGCAAGCTGGCTACCCTGAGTCGTGGGAATTGCTTCTTGAAGCGAACCAACAGCAAGCCCCGATGTGGCTGCGTGTAAACCAGCGCCAGAATTCAGCGGAGCAGTATGCAAACAAGCTAAACGAACAAGCAATTGGCTTTTCTCAGGACGACCGTTTTGTCGATGGGTTGTTGCTGAATGCCCCATGTGATGTCGACAAACTTCCTAATTTTAGCGTGGGCGCTTGTTCTGTCCAGGATGCCGCGGCTCAACTTGCCGCAAGACTACTTGCACCTGAAAACGGTGAACGAGTGTTAGACGCGTGTGCCGCACCTGGTGGTAAAACATGCCATTTGCTCGAACTAGCAGACTGCAACGTAGTCGCGATAGATGCTGACGAAATACGATTACAGCGAGTAGAAGACAATTTGGCGCGCTTGTCATTATCAGCACACTGTCTTCAAGGTGATGCCAGCCAACCGGATGATTGGTGGGATGGTGAGCAATTTGACCGTATTTTACTAGATGTTCCATGTTCAGCGACTGGGGTTATTCGCCGTCATCCAGACATAAAATGGCTACGCCGTGCCTCAGATATCGAAGACTTGGCGCTAATTCAGCGTAAAATCCTGAACAATATCTGGCCATTGTTGAAAGCCGGTGGCACACTGCTTTATGCAACTTGTTCGGTGTTACCTGCCGAAAACCGCAATCAAATAACCGCGTTTTTAGCCGAACACACGGATGCGCAGTTGGTTCCTTTGCATAGCGAAGACACCGAAACAACACCAGGCATGCAGCTGTTACCAGGTACTACTGACGGCTTTTATTACGCTAAATTGTTTAAAAAGAACTAA